In a genomic window of Aeromicrobium panaciterrae:
- the pstS gene encoding phosphate ABC transporter substrate-binding protein PstS, with product MNRTFLRSSATAAAALTIALSLTACGAANEDPSEGGSDSKVSGTLNAGGSSAQEAAVAAWKKEFQTTNPDVTVNYDPVGSGGGREQFLAGGLALAGSDAYLDDEELATAKETCKGDIVEVPVYVSPIAVIYNLDGVDKLNLSAKTIGSIFEGKITKWNDPAITADNPDADLPDSDITAVHRSDDSGTTKNFTDYLDKASDGGWTGGVVETWPVKGGEAAEGTSGVVAAVTGGQGTIGYADESQAGDLGKASVKVGDEYTDPTPEAASKVLDSAAPVDGRGDTDIAIDIDRKTEEAGVYPIVLVSYQIACQKYDDAAQAELVKAWLTYVASEDGQAAAAKSAGSAPLSSDFSSKVQAAIDTISAA from the coding sequence GTGAACCGCACATTCCTCCGTAGCTCCGCAACAGCGGCCGCTGCACTCACGATCGCCCTGAGCCTCACGGCCTGTGGCGCCGCAAACGAAGATCCTTCCGAAGGTGGCAGCGACTCGAAGGTCTCTGGCACCCTGAACGCTGGCGGATCCAGCGCCCAGGAAGCCGCTGTGGCCGCCTGGAAGAAGGAATTCCAGACCACGAACCCTGACGTCACCGTCAACTACGACCCGGTTGGTTCGGGTGGTGGCCGCGAGCAGTTCCTCGCTGGTGGCCTCGCACTCGCTGGCTCGGACGCTTACCTCGATGACGAAGAGCTCGCCACTGCCAAGGAAACTTGCAAGGGCGACATCGTTGAGGTTCCTGTCTACGTGAGCCCCATCGCTGTCATCTACAACCTTGATGGCGTTGACAAGCTCAACCTGTCGGCCAAGACGATCGGCTCCATCTTCGAAGGCAAGATCACGAAGTGGAACGACCCGGCCATCACCGCTGACAACCCGGATGCAGATCTTCCGGACAGCGACATCACGGCCGTCCACCGCTCGGATGACTCGGGCACGACCAAGAACTTCACTGACTACCTCGACAAGGCTTCCGATGGCGGCTGGACCGGTGGAGTCGTGGAGACATGGCCCGTCAAGGGTGGCGAGGCAGCCGAAGGCACCTCGGGCGTTGTAGCAGCCGTCACCGGCGGTCAGGGCACGATCGGCTACGCCGACGAGAGCCAGGCCGGCGACCTCGGCAAGGCCAGCGTCAAGGTGGGCGACGAGTACACCGACCCGACGCCTGAGGCCGCTTCCAAGGTCCTCGACTCGGCAGCTCCGGTTGACGGTCGCGGCGACACCGACATTGCGATCGACATCGACCGCAAGACGGAAGAAGCTGGCGTCTACCCGATCGTCCTCGTGTCCTACCAGATCGCATGCCAGAAGTACGACGATGCAGCTCAGGCTGAACTCGTCAAGGCATGGCTGACCTACGTAGCCAGCGAAGACGGACAGGCAGCCGCTGCCAAGAGTGCCGGTTCGGCACCGCTGAGCAGCGACTTCAGCAGCAAGGTCCAGGCCGCGATCGATACGATCTCCGCAGCCTGA
- a CDS encoding NUDIX hydrolase → MASEQATKAAGGVVWRKRPPSGRVEPRVDLLLIHRPSYDDWSFPKGKTDDGESLQATATREIAEETGARVRLGHPLGELSYPVAGGLKSVTYWSARAVGETEPFVPNKEVDEIRWVGVREARKLLTYDHDRILLKSFVDLLDSKAHRSRTLIVQRHGKAAARSADIDDLERPLTSVGSEQAQTLAPILAAYGVGRVISSPALRCAQTVEPYAHSISTFIEIDDRIGEDTTFAQVQRSVAATLDRKRPVVLCTHRPTLPWIFEAIGTESYDLAPGEGVVIHHRKGTVFAVEKLA, encoded by the coding sequence ATGGCGAGTGAACAGGCGACGAAGGCCGCCGGTGGCGTGGTGTGGCGCAAGCGCCCACCCTCCGGCCGAGTCGAACCGCGCGTCGACCTTTTGCTCATTCACCGTCCGTCGTATGACGACTGGAGCTTCCCCAAAGGGAAGACCGACGACGGCGAATCCCTGCAAGCGACCGCGACGCGTGAGATCGCCGAGGAGACCGGTGCCCGCGTGCGTCTGGGTCATCCTCTGGGCGAGCTCAGCTATCCGGTGGCCGGCGGGCTGAAGTCCGTCACGTACTGGTCGGCTCGTGCCGTGGGCGAAACTGAGCCGTTCGTACCCAACAAAGAAGTCGATGAGATCCGCTGGGTCGGCGTGCGGGAAGCACGAAAACTGCTGACCTACGATCACGATCGCATTCTGCTCAAGTCATTTGTCGATCTGCTCGACAGCAAGGCCCACCGCTCCCGCACCCTGATCGTTCAGCGTCATGGCAAGGCTGCGGCGCGATCAGCGGACATCGACGATCTCGAGCGCCCGCTGACGTCAGTGGGCTCCGAGCAGGCCCAGACACTGGCGCCGATACTCGCCGCTTACGGTGTCGGCCGGGTCATCAGCAGCCCCGCGCTGCGGTGCGCGCAGACCGTGGAGCCGTACGCGCACTCGATCAGTACCTTCATCGAGATCGACGACCGTATCGGCGAGGACACGACGTTCGCCCAGGTGCAGCGATCGGTCGCTGCGACGCTGGATCGCAAACGCCCTGTTGTGCTTTGCACGCACCGGCCGACCTTGCCGTGGATCTTCGAGGCCATCGGCACGGAATCGTATGATCTGGCGCCCGGCGAGGGCGTCGTGATTCACCACCGCAAGGGCACCGTCTTCGCGGTCGAAAAACTCGCCTGA